In uncultured Methanobacterium sp., a genomic segment contains:
- a CDS encoding transposase codes for MISEIYYSPVYSGVSKQLNLLDFSFKNSNIQCLKSVLNKNSELKENKLVKFIERTYYYVKIAINKYSNAFSNHLYSQHALFTILAMKIYTKSTYREIIDFIDVSDIIKKYLRIKKVPHFTTIQKFFKRLPSKQIREINHLILSLNDIKADIIALDGSGFTNDYADKYYAKIRQKERKSYIKNHLTIDVKTRLILYYQTSRGPKYDTQFANPALRQIKKYKPHYIVADKAYDTEPIRKCINEELKAFDQIPLKNRAKKGQYRLKSPTIFRNKIYTKRNNIESIFSTIKRKFNGTNHSRSTQLSNKETKLKNTIYNIYRTTQIN; via the coding sequence ATGATTAGCGAAATCTATTATTCCCCTGTTTATAGTGGAGTTTCAAAGCAGTTAAATCTTTTGGATTTTAGTTTTAAAAATTCTAATATTCAATGTTTAAAAAGTGTTTTAAACAAGAATAGTGAATTAAAAGAAAATAAATTGGTGAAATTCATCGAAAGAACGTATTATTATGTTAAAATAGCGATAAATAAGTATTCTAATGCTTTTTCAAATCATTTATATTCACAACATGCTTTATTCACGATATTAGCAATGAAAATTTACACAAAATCAACATATCGTGAAATAATTGATTTTATTGATGTATCAGACATAATTAAGAAATATTTGAGAATAAAAAAGGTTCCACACTTTACAACGATCCAAAAATTTTTTAAAAGACTACCTTCAAAACAAATTAGAGAAATTAACCATTTAATATTATCATTAAACGATATTAAAGCAGATATAATAGCATTAGACGGCTCTGGTTTTACGAATGATTATGCAGACAAGTATTATGCAAAAATACGGCAAAAAGAAAGAAAAAGCTACATAAAAAACCATTTAACAATAGACGTAAAAACACGCCTTATTTTATATTATCAAACATCACGTGGACCAAAATACGACACACAATTTGCAAACCCCGCATTAAGACAAATCAAAAAGTATAAACCACATTATATAGTAGCAGACAAAGCATATGACACAGAACCAATAAGAAAATGCATAAATGAAGAACTCAAAGCATTTGACCAAATACCTCTCAAAAACAGAGCAAAAAAAGGACAATACAGACTAAAAAGCCCAACAATATTCCGAAACAAAATATACACAAAAAGAAACAATATAGAAAGCATATTTTCAACAATAAAAAGAAAATTCAACGGCACAAACCACAGCAGAAGCACACAACTATCAAACAAAGAAACCAAACTCAAAAACACAATATACAACATCTACAGAACAACACAAATCAACTAA
- a CDS encoding PHP domain-containing protein, which produces MKYDLHTHSKYSRDGWIDVEKMVKIAIKKGLSGIALTDHNTIKGALKAKKLESEKFKVIIGSEISTERGEVIGLFLSEEIRSRRFEEVISQIQDQDGIIVLPHPFDNIRGNGINPNHEDAKLVDYVEIFNSRCLLNKYNIQAEKYAEKYGLHGLAGSDAHFAHEIGNAGVYIQEDDLRKGFEKGDLKTFGRKTSPLNLGLTKGVKILKKNQFW; this is translated from the coding sequence ATGAAATACGACCTTCACACTCACTCCAAATATTCCAGAGATGGTTGGATAGATGTAGAAAAAATGGTAAAAATAGCCATTAAAAAAGGTCTATCCGGAATAGCCTTAACCGACCATAACACCATTAAAGGAGCATTAAAAGCCAAAAAACTAGAAAGTGAGAAGTTTAAGGTGATTATTGGCTCTGAAATAAGTACAGAACGGGGAGAAGTTATTGGATTATTTCTATCTGAAGAAATACGTTCAAGAAGATTTGAAGAGGTAATTTCACAGATACAAGATCAGGATGGTATCATAGTTCTCCCACATCCCTTCGACAATATCCGGGGAAATGGAATTAACCCAAACCATGAAGATGCTAAACTGGTGGATTATGTGGAAATATTCAATTCCCGTTGCTTACTAAACAAGTACAATATCCAGGCAGAAAAATATGCCGAAAAATATGGGTTACATGGACTGGCAGGTAGCGACGCTCACTTTGCCCATGAAATAGGTAATGCTGGTGTTTACATCCAGGAAGATGACCTGAGAAAAGGCTTTGAAAAAGGTGATTTGAAAACATTTGGCCGAAAAACATCTCCCCTAAATCTGGGACTCACCAAGGGGGTCAAAATATTAAAGAAGAACCAATTCTGGTGA
- the pscS gene encoding O-phospho-L-seryl-tRNA:Cys-tRNA synthase — MKCQDYSLNRQTERENLNLNPLQRGGVLPPESRQALYEFSDGYSVCDYCAGRLDQISKPSINSFLEDMASFIGADHARTVHGAREGKFAVMHALCRPGDTVVMDGNAHYTSHLAAERNGLNIVEVPSSDDPEYCINAEGYRETLDELNDMGEDVSLVLLTHVDGDYGNVTDARAIGKVAHDAGIPFLLNCAYSMGRMPIDAKRWNVDFVVGSGHKSMAASGPIGILGVQEEWADLVLKRSSLHQVKELEMLGCTSRGAPIATLMASLPHIIDRVNHWDVEVEKSRYFVSEMEKIGGVKQIGVRPTEHDLVRFETPFFHRIADKHPRKGFYLYEELKKRNIVGIKRGQTQWFKCSVYGYSQEQVHYIANSFAEIATKYKEMAD, encoded by the coding sequence ATGAAATGTCAAGATTATTCCCTTAATCGCCAAACAGAAAGAGAAAATCTCAATCTCAACCCCCTTCAACGTGGAGGGGTGCTTCCCCCTGAATCCCGTCAAGCATTATACGAATTTTCCGATGGGTACAGTGTCTGTGATTACTGTGCCGGTCGTCTGGATCAAATATCAAAACCATCCATAAACAGTTTTTTGGAGGATATGGCCAGTTTTATTGGTGCCGATCATGCTAGAACTGTTCATGGAGCAAGGGAAGGTAAATTTGCAGTTATGCACGCTCTTTGCAGGCCTGGAGATACTGTGGTGATGGATGGTAATGCCCATTACACCAGTCACTTAGCAGCAGAACGTAACGGGCTTAACATCGTTGAAGTTCCCAGCAGCGATGATCCTGAATATTGTATTAACGCAGAAGGGTACCGGGAAACCTTAGATGAACTCAATGACATGGGGGAAGATGTTAGTTTAGTTCTTTTAACCCACGTGGATGGAGATTATGGTAATGTGACAGATGCCCGGGCCATTGGTAAAGTAGCCCATGATGCAGGAATCCCCTTCCTTTTAAACTGCGCTTACTCCATGGGAAGAATGCCCATAGATGCCAAGCGGTGGAATGTGGATTTCGTGGTGGGAAGTGGTCATAAGAGCATGGCTGCCTCTGGACCCATAGGTATTCTAGGAGTGCAGGAGGAATGGGCAGATCTGGTTTTAAAAAGATCATCACTGCATCAGGTTAAGGAACTTGAAATGTTAGGATGTACAAGCCGTGGAGCTCCTATTGCAACATTAATGGCATCTTTACCCCACATAATTGACCGGGTTAACCATTGGGATGTTGAAGTGGAAAAAAGTCGCTACTTCGTTTCTGAAATGGAAAAAATAGGCGGAGTTAAGCAGATCGGTGTGCGTCCCACAGAACATGATCTGGTGCGGTTTGAAACTCCATTTTTCCATAGGATTGCTGATAAACATCCACGTAAAGGTTTTTATCTTTATGAAGAACTTAAAAAAAGGAATATCGTGGGAATCAAACGGGGACAGACCCAGTGGTTCAAGTGCAGTGTTTACGGTTACAGTCAGGAACAGGTGCACTACATAGCAAATTCCTTTGCTGAAATTGCCACTAAATACAAGGAAATGGCAGATTAA
- a CDS encoding phosphorylating glyceraldehyde-3-phosphate dehydrogenase: MKNVGINGYGTIGKRVADAVACQDDMQIVGVTKRTPNFEAQMAVEKGFPLYISAPEREELFEEAGIKVAGTIDDLYDKVDVMVDCTPGGIGAKNKEVYAEKGVKGIFQGGEKHELIGKSFNSFANYKDNWGADYSRVVSCNTTGLCRTLKPIDDLCGIKKVRAVMVRRGADPGQVKSGPINAIVPNPPTVPSHHGPDVQTVMYDLDITTMALLVPTTLMHQHNMMVELENPASLDEVIATLEATPRVMLVEASKGLGSTAEIMECARDLGRPRSDLNEIAVWKESLNIKDGELFYMQAIHQESDVVPENVDCIRAMLEMEEDPAKSIERTNKNMGIS, from the coding sequence ATGAAAAACGTAGGGATAAACGGATACGGTACTATTGGAAAAAGAGTAGCAGATGCAGTCGCCTGCCAGGACGACATGCAGATCGTGGGAGTAACCAAGAGAACCCCTAATTTTGAAGCCCAAATGGCAGTTGAAAAGGGATTCCCACTTTATATTAGTGCACCAGAAAGAGAAGAGCTCTTTGAAGAAGCAGGAATAAAAGTGGCTGGCACCATTGATGATCTCTACGATAAAGTGGATGTTATGGTAGACTGCACGCCCGGAGGAATAGGTGCTAAAAACAAGGAAGTTTACGCTGAAAAAGGAGTCAAAGGCATATTTCAGGGTGGAGAAAAACACGAACTGATTGGAAAATCCTTCAACTCATTTGCCAACTACAAGGACAACTGGGGTGCAGATTACTCCAGGGTGGTCAGCTGTAACACCACTGGCCTCTGTCGAACACTAAAACCAATTGATGACCTTTGTGGTATTAAAAAAGTTAGGGCTGTTATGGTACGCCGTGGAGCAGACCCCGGACAGGTAAAATCAGGCCCCATAAATGCAATTGTTCCCAACCCACCCACAGTACCCAGCCACCACGGCCCTGATGTGCAGACTGTAATGTATGACCTGGACATCACCACCATGGCCCTTTTAGTACCCACCACACTCATGCACCAGCACAACATGATGGTAGAACTGGAAAATCCAGCTTCACTGGATGAAGTTATTGCCACACTGGAGGCAACCCCCAGAGTTATGTTGGTGGAAGCCAGTAAGGGACTGGGTTCAACTGCAGAGATAATGGAATGTGCACGAGATTTAGGTCGACCTAGAAGTGATCTAAATGAAATAGCAGTTTGGAAGGAATCTTTGAACATCAAAGATGGAGAACTCTTCTACATGCAGGCCATACACCAGGAATCTGATGTGGTACCTGAAAATGTTGACTGTATAAGGGCCATGCTGGAAATGGAAGAAGATCCAGCTAAATCCATTGAACGAACCAATAAAAATATGGGAATAAGTTAA
- a CDS encoding KH domain-containing protein produces the protein MPNTEYLKIPKERVGVLIGPHGKTKETIEKTTETIIDVDSEAGSIAISPQEDAKDPLAVWKARYMVKAIGRGFNPDIALKLIDDDVMLEIINLPDYVGKSKKAVLRQKGRIIGKDGKTRDIITEMTGTYVSIYGKTVSIIGEMEHLQIAKEAVEMILDGARHKTVYSFLERKKQEMKLREIKMGPSYILKD, from the coding sequence TTGCCCAACACAGAATATCTGAAGATCCCCAAGGAAAGAGTGGGAGTACTTATTGGACCACACGGAAAAACCAAAGAAACCATTGAAAAAACCACCGAAACAATTATTGATGTGGACAGTGAAGCTGGAAGCATAGCCATATCCCCCCAAGAGGATGCTAAAGATCCTTTAGCAGTTTGGAAAGCTCGTTACATGGTTAAAGCCATAGGTAGAGGTTTTAACCCAGATATAGCTCTTAAACTAATTGACGATGATGTGATGCTGGAGATCATCAACTTGCCTGATTACGTGGGGAAATCTAAAAAGGCCGTTTTAAGGCAAAAAGGACGTATTATTGGTAAAGATGGTAAAACCAGAGATATCATCACGGAAATGACAGGCACTTATGTGTCCATCTACGGTAAAACTGTGTCCATAATTGGAGAAATGGAACATCTTCAAATTGCCAAGGAGGCCGTGGAGATGATTCTAGATGGTGCTAGGCACAAAACAGTTTATTCTTTCCTGGAACGGAAAAAACAGGAAATGAAGCTAAGAGAGATAAAGATGGGACCATCATATATACTCAAAGATTAA
- a CDS encoding DNA topoisomerase IV subunit A, whose translation MNKRDITVNKLKSLGETILEDVHKNNVPKIKVPSRGTSNIVYDTEKRYYVLGDRYGQRSLGNVKQISKMAQMVYVANFCKDLVRRGKTATLREMYYVSEGWDVDFGNQQESNIIGEDMEVTLGTTREDLGLMPEEDGASVYGNITLQDDDVEINALKSGKSGYTISPTIDEVEFLDHDVQRVIAVETMGMFHRMVQENAYKKFDTLIVGLKGQAARATRRFLKRVNEEFNLPVYVMNDGDPWGFHIAMVIISGSAKLAHVNHQLATPDAKFMGVTASDIINYDLPTDPLKDIDVLRLKELAKDPRYKDETWQVEIKKMLKIGKKAEQQSFSKYGLEYVVETYIPEKLESME comes from the coding sequence ATGAATAAGAGAGATATTACAGTTAACAAACTCAAAAGTTTGGGTGAGACAATATTGGAAGACGTTCATAAAAACAACGTCCCCAAAATTAAAGTTCCATCCCGAGGAACATCCAACATAGTCTATGATACTGAAAAACGTTACTATGTCCTGGGAGACAGATACGGGCAAAGATCCCTCGGTAATGTGAAACAAATAAGTAAAATGGCCCAGATGGTTTATGTAGCTAATTTCTGCAAGGACCTTGTTCGCAGGGGAAAAACCGCCACTTTAAGGGAGATGTACTACGTTTCTGAAGGTTGGGATGTGGACTTTGGAAACCAGCAGGAGTCCAACATCATAGGTGAAGACATGGAAGTTACCCTAGGAACAACCCGTGAAGACCTGGGCTTGATGCCTGAAGAAGATGGAGCTTCAGTTTATGGAAATATCACACTCCAGGATGATGACGTGGAGATCAACGCACTGAAATCTGGTAAATCAGGTTACACCATATCCCCCACCATTGATGAGGTGGAATTTCTGGATCATGATGTGCAGAGGGTTATTGCCGTGGAGACCATGGGTATGTTCCACAGGATGGTCCAGGAAAATGCCTACAAAAAATTCGACACCCTGATCGTGGGTTTGAAAGGTCAAGCAGCACGTGCAACCCGACGTTTCCTTAAACGTGTGAATGAAGAATTTAATTTGCCCGTTTATGTCATGAACGACGGAGACCCATGGGGATTTCACATCGCCATGGTTATCATCAGCGGTAGTGCCAAATTGGCCCATGTAAACCATCAGCTGGCCACCCCTGATGCCAAATTCATGGGTGTTACCGCCTCAGATATCATCAATTATGACCTTCCCACAGACCCCCTTAAAGATATTGACGTTTTAAGGCTTAAAGAACTCGCAAAGGATCCTCGGTACAAAGATGAAACCTGGCAGGTTGAGATCAAGAAGATGCTCAAGATCGGGAAAAAAGCAGAACAGCAGTCCTTCTCCAAATATGGATTAGAGTACGTGGTTGAAACATATATACCTGAAAAACTTGAATCAATGGAATAA
- the eif1A gene encoding translation initiation factor eIF-1A, which yields MSRGNSRGPQTQEVRRVRSPRRGEIPGVVEQIMGHGKLKVRCADGKIRLCRIPGKMKKRIWIREGDVVLIKPWAFQSDEKADVIWRYTRTESNYLERRGFLKL from the coding sequence TTGAGCAGAGGAAATAGTCGCGGTCCGCAAACACAAGAAGTAAGAAGGGTCAGGTCCCCCAGAAGGGGAGAAATACCAGGAGTGGTGGAACAAATTATGGGTCATGGTAAACTTAAGGTACGATGTGCCGATGGTAAAATCAGACTTTGCCGTATTCCTGGAAAGATGAAGAAAAGGATTTGGATTAGAGAAGGTGATGTTGTCCTAATCAAACCATGGGCCTTCCAGAGTGATGAAAAAGCAGACGTTATTTGGAGATATACCAGAACTGAATCCAACTACCTGGAACGTCGCGGATTCCTCAAACTATAA
- a CDS encoding decaprenyl-phosphate phosphoribosyltransferase, translated as MLKDILVSMRPKQWYKNLVIFIGIIFSINLLNLNLWIDVIAAFTIFCILSGSIYILNDILDLEKDKNHPKKKNRPLASGRLKVPYAMTFAIILICIALTGAYLLNLQFFMVSVAFFILMLVYSFFLKEIIIVDIMVISIGFVLRAMAGALAIGVYVSPWLIICAFLLALFLALGKRRHELVLLKENASNHRKILGEYSTDMLDQMINITTSALIMSYSLYTFFSGNTYIMITIPFAFYGLFRYIFLVHARNMGGEPEMIFKDKGMVISIVLWVIVVVCVLYII; from the coding sequence ATGTTAAAAGATATTTTAGTATCCATGCGCCCAAAACAGTGGTATAAGAACCTGGTTATATTTATTGGAATCATATTTTCAATAAATCTTTTAAATTTAAACCTCTGGATTGATGTAATAGCTGCATTCACAATCTTTTGCATACTTTCAGGAAGCATATACATACTTAATGATATTTTAGACCTTGAAAAAGATAAAAACCACCCTAAAAAAAAGAATCGTCCACTTGCTTCAGGACGTTTGAAAGTACCATATGCAATGACCTTTGCAATAATATTAATATGCATAGCCCTTACTGGGGCCTATCTATTGAATTTACAGTTTTTCATGGTATCTGTAGCATTTTTCATCCTTATGCTTGTCTACTCATTCTTCTTGAAGGAGATTATCATCGTGGACATAATGGTAATATCCATCGGTTTTGTGCTGAGAGCTATGGCTGGAGCATTAGCTATAGGAGTTTATGTATCACCCTGGCTGATAATATGTGCATTCCTACTGGCACTATTCTTAGCACTTGGAAAACGGAGACATGAATTAGTTTTACTAAAAGAAAATGCATCCAATCATAGGAAAATATTGGGGGAATATTCCACAGATATGCTGGATCAGATGATCAACATCACCACATCCGCACTGATCATGTCCTATTCACTCTACACCTTCTTTTCAGGCAATACTTATATAATGATCACAATCCCCTTCGCTTTTTATGGTTTGTTCCGCTACATTTTCCTGGTACACGCCAGAAACATGGGGGGCGAACCTGAAATGATATTCAAAGACAAAGGAATGGTTATAAGCATAGTTTTATGGGTTATTGTAGTGGTATGTGTACTTTACATAATATAA
- the top6B gene encoding DNA topoisomerase VI subunit B gives MEREAAELFEEFKELTASEFFRRNKQMLGFSGKIRSLTMVFHELITNSLDASEEAGILPEIKIDLKRLDKDHYILRHTDSGPGIPEPYITKVYCTMFAGSKFRNIQSRGQQGLGCSGCVLLSQMTTGKPAKVVSGYYEGDKLKGVEMTFKMDVKTNRGLVLERKDVEVQNTGVSIELPFKDVSYSLSEQGAYEYIRRTMIANPHTKITFRDPTGHKYIFKRAADIIPPLPKEVLPHPKGVTADDLIFMAKHTDKRRFRSLLTSNLSRMSTKRVNDIQEITGIDLNKRPKDMKWEEAEQIVETFAKMDFMAPPTSGLIPIGKEQIEKGIREILNPEFVATTTRKPKTFRGGVSFIIEAGISYGGDSGRMVGDQRKAEIMRFANRVPLAFDQGSCAITEALKSVDWKRYGIRDLDNAPITVFVNIISTNVPYLSTGKQSVAPEPEILHEVRQATMKIARKMQKYIRSKKAAKEEAMRAKVFENLVPVIIREAAVLAEQDVPEYDTVLAKVTRRAKYEDVVQEDVVQDE, from the coding sequence TTGGAGCGAGAAGCAGCTGAACTATTTGAGGAATTTAAAGAACTCACCGCATCAGAATTTTTCAGAAGAAACAAACAGATGCTGGGTTTTTCCGGTAAAATCAGGTCTCTGACCATGGTATTCCACGAACTGATCACCAACAGCCTGGATGCCTCAGAAGAGGCAGGAATACTTCCAGAGATAAAAATAGACCTCAAACGTTTGGATAAAGATCATTACATACTCAGACACACCGATAGTGGGCCGGGAATACCCGAACCATACATTACCAAGGTATACTGTACCATGTTCGCTGGTTCCAAATTCAGGAACATCCAGTCCAGAGGTCAGCAGGGATTGGGGTGCAGTGGTTGTGTCTTATTATCACAGATGACCACTGGGAAACCAGCAAAAGTTGTGTCCGGTTACTATGAAGGTGACAAGCTTAAAGGAGTTGAAATGACCTTTAAGATGGACGTGAAAACCAACAGGGGACTGGTCTTAGAAAGGAAAGATGTGGAAGTGCAAAACACAGGGGTTTCCATTGAACTGCCCTTTAAAGATGTCTCATATTCCCTCTCAGAACAGGGAGCCTACGAGTACATCCGCCGAACCATGATTGCCAACCCCCATACCAAGATCACTTTCAGGGATCCTACTGGACATAAATACATCTTCAAAAGAGCCGCGGATATCATACCTCCATTACCCAAGGAAGTGCTCCCTCATCCTAAAGGAGTTACCGCGGACGACCTGATATTCATGGCCAAACACACGGATAAGCGCCGTTTCAGGAGTCTTTTGACCAGTAATCTGTCCAGAATGTCCACTAAAAGGGTAAACGATATCCAGGAGATCACTGGCATTGACCTTAACAAACGTCCCAAGGACATGAAATGGGAGGAAGCAGAACAGATCGTGGAAACTTTCGCTAAAATGGATTTCATGGCACCACCTACCTCTGGTCTAATACCAATTGGTAAAGAACAGATAGAGAAGGGTATAAGGGAAATTTTGAATCCTGAATTCGTAGCCACCACCACCCGAAAACCAAAAACATTCCGTGGAGGAGTCTCATTCATCATAGAAGCAGGTATCTCTTATGGCGGAGACTCTGGAAGAATGGTAGGTGATCAGAGAAAAGCAGAGATCATGCGTTTTGCTAACCGGGTTCCACTGGCCTTTGACCAGGGAAGCTGTGCCATTACCGAAGCACTCAAGAGTGTTGACTGGAAACGTTACGGCATAAGAGACCTTGATAACGCCCCTATAACTGTTTTTGTGAATATTATATCCACCAATGTGCCTTACTTATCCACAGGTAAGCAGAGTGTGGCTCCTGAACCAGAAATTCTCCATGAAGTGCGTCAGGCCACCATGAAAATTGCCAGGAAGATGCAGAAGTACATACGTTCTAAAAAAGCTGCTAAAGAAGAAGCAATGCGTGCTAAAGTATTCGAAAACCTGGTTCCAGTTATAATCCGTGAAGCAGCGGTACTTGCTGAGCAGGATGTTCCGGAATATGATACCGTGCTAGCTAAAGTCACACGCCGAGCCAAATACGAAGACGTGGTTCAAGAAGATGTGGTTCAAGATGAATAA
- a CDS encoding serine protein kinase RIO: MESQITKSDISLQKMREVKRLKSVEDKRVGSEVFDTITLKTLYKLANQGYIHLLNGAISTGKEANVFKGADEDGKIVAVKIYRVTTSDFKKMQYYIQGDPRFNVRSNSKRQLINNWVLKEFKNLNRACEAGVRVPKPIVAKNNVLIMEFIGDNDGSPARLMRQSKISNPEYVADKIIDYVKKLYQDAELVHGDLSGFNILIQNDEPVIIDLSQGLVVDHPISEELLNRDIENLSKDFKKMGIEISHDEIKRKIMDL; the protein is encoded by the coding sequence ATGGAATCCCAGATAACCAAATCAGATATTAGTCTGCAGAAGATGCGGGAAGTAAAGCGTCTTAAAAGCGTAGAAGATAAAAGAGTCGGTAGTGAAGTCTTTGATACAATTACCCTCAAAACACTGTACAAGCTGGCTAATCAAGGTTACATCCACCTTTTAAATGGAGCTATTAGTACTGGAAAAGAGGCAAATGTCTTCAAAGGTGCAGACGAAGATGGTAAAATTGTTGCAGTCAAGATCTATCGCGTCACCACCTCTGACTTTAAGAAAATGCAATATTACATCCAGGGTGACCCACGTTTCAATGTTAGAAGCAATAGCAAGCGCCAGCTGATAAATAACTGGGTTTTAAAAGAATTTAAAAATCTTAACCGGGCATGTGAAGCAGGAGTGCGAGTACCCAAACCAATTGTAGCTAAAAATAACGTACTGATCATGGAATTCATTGGAGACAATGATGGAAGCCCGGCCCGCCTTATGAGACAATCAAAAATTTCCAACCCAGAATATGTGGCTGATAAAATAATAGATTACGTTAAAAAGCTTTATCAAGATGCAGAATTAGTTCATGGAGATCTATCTGGCTTCAACATTCTTATACAGAATGATGAACCGGTTATAATTGACCTGTCACAGGGTTTGGTGGTTGATCATCCCATATCAGAGGAGCTTCTAAACAGAGATATAGAGAATTTAAGTAAAGATTTTAAAAAAATGGGTATTGAAATATCCCATGACGAGATTAAAAGAAAGATTATGGATTTATGA
- a CDS encoding patatin-like phospholipase family protein yields MAKKDRPSKALVLSGGGITGTAWELGVLFALEKSGLNVTDAELIVGTSAGSSVGAQITSGLSLEELYHQQLKPIHETKERPVDFDGHKFRQMMAAAIMSSPDSQTARALIGEAALAAPTMDEEERLEIMASRLPVHEWNPEKKLVVNAVDAETGEWVKFDQDSGIPLLLAVSASSAVPGIYPPTTINNRRYIDGGMSSGTNADIAQGYDLVLIIVAEPSMIAPAMGPTMHRITFQEELTQLKASGSQVMIISPDEESLEAKGPNPLDATFRAASAEAGRKQGAKIAGEVKVFLESEE; encoded by the coding sequence ATGGCTAAAAAGGATAGACCATCAAAAGCACTGGTTTTAAGTGGTGGAGGAATTACCGGAACAGCATGGGAATTGGGTGTGCTTTTTGCACTTGAAAAAAGTGGATTAAATGTAACCGATGCGGAACTCATTGTTGGGACATCTGCTGGTTCCAGTGTGGGGGCTCAGATCACCAGTGGCCTCAGCCTTGAAGAACTTTATCATCAACAGTTAAAACCAATCCATGAAACCAAAGAAAGGCCTGTGGATTTCGATGGGCATAAATTCCGTCAGATGATGGCTGCGGCTATTATGAGCTCCCCGGATTCACAAACTGCAAGGGCACTTATTGGAGAAGCAGCACTGGCCGCACCCACCATGGACGAGGAAGAAAGATTGGAAATAATGGCCTCACGTTTACCAGTTCACGAATGGAATCCAGAGAAAAAGTTGGTAGTAAATGCTGTTGACGCCGAAACTGGTGAATGGGTTAAATTTGATCAGGATTCAGGTATTCCTCTTTTACTTGCTGTATCTGCCAGTTCAGCAGTTCCAGGTATTTATCCCCCCACCACTATTAATAATCGCAGATACATTGATGGTGGTATGAGTTCCGGGACTAACGCCGATATAGCGCAGGGTTATGATCTTGTACTCATAATTGTAGCCGAACCCAGTATGATTGCACCTGCAATGGGCCCTACCATGCATCGCATCACTTTCCAAGAGGAACTAACCCAGTTAAAAGCATCTGGGTCCCAGGTTATGATTATCAGCCCAGATGAAGAGTCACTTGAAGCTAAAGGACCCAACCCTCTCGACGCCACTTTCCGTGCCGCATCTGCTGAAGCGGGACGCAAACAGGGCGCAAAAATAGCCGGAGAGGTTAAAGTTTTCTTAGAAAGTGAAGAATAG